A stretch of Anaeromyxobacter dehalogenans 2CP-1 DNA encodes these proteins:
- a CDS encoding PIN domain-containing protein, whose translation MASDLHVYVDTSALLREFGPRSGPMRRLRDLSEHGIVRMCLHRLVLRETATRRAQEYKEGIKKVVQTSRAVAWMNDHLRSTLQDAVDVLQEDEHSTEFYIANGLQEWVGNSKATVVEIDPADTTQAWDAYFSGGPPFDQPKNRDHIPDSFILAALARLMAAEKGKWHAVCGDKLLRTASEKLGAVAHESIGDFVVHDEVKSAVRAHAKTLTSEQQVANWTTEVKALLADSQKVIQKAIQDALLRDLIGKDVHDSRFPSDDCTASVSGIGTVSVELDVDSLEDLGQDAAMMPASIHVDPLNADVFIDKHEYYGASAEEQADYPVWDGNWNDWVVAAEVSRPAIVQGTVRIEFKPDKYAALGISAVELDDIHDVSYEWPEK comes from the coding sequence ATGGCCAGCGACCTCCACGTGTACGTGGACACATCGGCGCTCCTGCGCGAATTCGGACCGCGGTCAGGCCCGATGCGGCGACTTCGTGACCTATCCGAGCACGGAATCGTGCGTATGTGTCTTCATCGCCTGGTCCTTCGTGAGACTGCCACAAGGCGCGCGCAAGAATACAAGGAAGGCATCAAGAAGGTCGTTCAAACCTCACGGGCCGTGGCTTGGATGAACGATCATCTTCGGTCGACGTTACAGGACGCCGTTGACGTGCTTCAGGAAGACGAACACTCCACTGAGTTCTACATTGCGAACGGGCTACAAGAGTGGGTGGGCAACTCCAAGGCTACTGTAGTTGAGATCGACCCAGCGGACACGACGCAGGCGTGGGATGCGTACTTCAGTGGCGGCCCGCCCTTTGACCAACCCAAGAACCGTGACCACATACCGGATTCGTTCATCCTTGCAGCGCTGGCGCGATTGATGGCCGCCGAAAAGGGTAAGTGGCACGCCGTCTGCGGCGACAAACTGTTGCGTACTGCGTCCGAGAAGTTGGGTGCAGTGGCTCACGAGAGTATCGGCGACTTTGTTGTACATGACGAAGTGAAGAGTGCGGTTCGAGCGCACGCGAAGACCCTTACGTCCGAACAACAGGTCGCGAACTGGACCACAGAGGTGAAGGCGCTCCTTGCCGACTCGCAGAAGGTGATCCAGAAGGCGATTCAGGACGCACTGTTGCGGGATCTCATAGGCAAGGACGTACATGACTCAAGGTTCCCAAGCGACGACTGCACTGCTTCCGTTAGTGGAATCGGCACCGTCTCGGTGGAGCTAGATGTCGATTCCCTTGAGGACTTGGGACAGGATGCCGCGATGATGCCCGCTTCCATCCACGTTGACCCGCTGAATGCAGACGTCTTCATTGACAAGCATGAGTACTACGGGGCCTCTGCGGAGGAGCAGGCGGACTATCCGGTCTGGGATGGCAACTGGAACGATTGGGTCGTCGCGGCAGAGGTCTCGCGTCCCGCCATCGTTCAGGGCACGGTCCGAATCGAATTCAAGCCAGACAAGTACGCTGCCCTCGGCATTTCGGCGGTTGAGCTCGATGACATCCACGACGTGAGCTACGAGTGGCCTGAGAAGTAA
- a CDS encoding IS3-like element ISAde4 family transposase (programmed frameshift), which produces MRKSKFTEEQIIKVLNEVEAGAKVQDVTRKVGITETTFYRWKSKYGGLEVSDVKRLKALEDENRKLKTLVADLTLDKQALQHLLGKKMVGPAALRPAVIELGAKFAMKKRRACRVVGLAPSTLYYCSRRPERAEVRARLRDLAAQRPRWGYRRLHVLLDREGHHLNHKLVFRLYRSEGLAVRRKRRKRITSSLRVVPPPPTRPRQQWTMDFTQDSLASGRQFRTLNLIDAFTRECLLIEADHSLTGARVVRALERLRELHGTPEVIRIDNGTEFTSSAVDAWAYTNQVRLDFITPGKPTENGHIESFNGKFRDECLNENWFISLDDVRRKVEAYRVDYNEVRPHSSLDNRTPNELAHSLTGLASSAAQ; this is translated from the exons ATGCGGAAGAGCAAGTTCACCGAAGAGCAGATCATCAAGGTGCTGAACGAGGTCGAGGCCGGTGCCAAGGTCCAGGACGTGACCCGGAAGGTCGGGATCACCGAGACGACCTTCTACCGGTGGAAGTCGAAGTACGGCGGGCTGGAGGTCTCGGACGTGAAGCGCCTCAAGGCGCTCGAGGATGAGAACCGGAAGCTCAAAACCCTGGTCGCCGATCTCACCCTCGACAAGCAGGCGCTGCAGCACCTTCTCGGAA AAAAAATGGTAGGGCCCGCCGCGCTTCGCCCGGCGGTAATCGAGCTGGGGGCGAAGTTCGCGATGAAGAAGCGTCGGGCCTGTCGCGTCGTCGGGCTCGCGCCGTCGACGCTCTACTACTGCAGCCGCCGGCCGGAGCGCGCCGAAGTCCGGGCACGCCTGCGGGATCTAGCCGCCCAGCGTCCGCGCTGGGGCTACCGGCGCCTGCATGTGCTCCTCGACCGCGAAGGGCACCACCTGAACCACAAGCTCGTGTTCCGGCTGTACCGCTCGGAGGGGCTGGCTGTCAGGCGAAAGAGGCGGAAGCGGATCACGTCGTCACTGCGCGTGGTTCCACCGCCGCCGACGCGCCCGCGCCAGCAGTGGACGATGGACTTCACGCAGGACTCGCTCGCAAGCGGACGCCAGTTCCGGACCCTGAACTTGATCGACGCCTTCACCCGCGAGTGCCTGCTCATCGAGGCCGACCACTCGCTCACCGGGGCGCGCGTCGTGCGCGCGCTGGAGCGCCTCCGCGAGCTCCACGGCACGCCCGAGGTCATCCGCATCGACAACGGGACGGAGTTCACGAGCAGCGCGGTGGACGCCTGGGCCTATACCAATCAGGTCCGCCTGGACTTCATCACGCCGGGCAAGCCGACCGAGAACGGGCACATCGAGAGCTTCAACGGGAAGTTCCGCGACGAGTGCCTGAACGAGAACTGGTTCATCAGCCTCGATGACGTCCGTCGCAAGGTCGAGGCGTATCGAGTCGACTACAACGAGGTCAGGCCGCACAGTTCGCTGGACAACAGGACGCCAAACGAGTTGGCTCACAGTCTCACCGGACTGGCATCATCAGCCGCCCAGTGA
- a CDS encoding leucine zipper domain-containing protein: MFIRPLPWLSAAARHTPTPRRSEPDERSLFCPNHSGGRALLVTQEHWSVARAAEAAGMSPRTVYKWLRRFEVEGAEGLLDRSSRPKRSPTAISPGWQQLVLELRRSRMTGAAIATRLKTRCRAGRTAARA, encoded by the coding sequence ATGTTCATCCGGCCGCTTCCGTGGCTGAGTGCAGCTGCCAGGCACACACCCACCCCACGGAGAAGCGAACCGGATGAACGTTCACTCTTCTGCCCGAATCACTCGGGCGGTCGAGCCCTGCTCGTCACCCAGGAGCACTGGTCCGTCGCAAGAGCCGCTGAAGCGGCGGGGATGAGCCCCCGGACGGTCTACAAGTGGCTTCGCCGTTTCGAGGTCGAGGGTGCCGAAGGCCTGCTCGACCGCTCATCGCGGCCGAAGCGGTCGCCCACCGCCATCTCGCCGGGCTGGCAGCAGCTGGTCCTGGAGCTGCGTCGTAGCCGCATGACCGGGGCGGCGATCGCCACACGACTGAAGACTCGATGTCGTGCGGGCCGCACGGCCGCGCGCGCATGA
- a CDS encoding DGQHR domain-containing protein produces the protein MTVLTNTPEGSIRFEFPAIPVRQPIGQFFAGVMPSERLCKIAHFDVRRMLKERDVETYLGIQRPLNPQRVSELQAYVKTFDACFPTSVILAVDARSAEYDPSRSVLTLKNDPEPGNGLEPIYYRNIARVLDGQHRIAGLMDYQGPPFDVNVSVFVDIDVEDQAYIFSTVNLAQTKVNKSLAYDLAELSKARSPQRTCHNIAVALDQTPKSPFFRKIKRLGTATPGRVGERLTQATFVESLMSFISGDPMGDRDRLLRGVDPNPPDDLQRVEYPFRLLFLQQRDVVIGEIVMKFFDAVRSRWPAAWDSDERGAILNRTNGFRAMMRVLKKLYPRLGANSPVPEFAHALARVQLNDSDFTSERFKPGGGGEVDLYKAVARYMEL, from the coding sequence ATGACAGTGCTCACAAATACTCCTGAAGGCAGCATTCGGTTTGAGTTCCCCGCTATCCCTGTTCGACAGCCCATCGGGCAATTCTTTGCGGGGGTGATGCCTTCGGAGCGCTTGTGCAAGATTGCGCATTTCGATGTGCGCAGGATGCTAAAGGAACGCGACGTTGAGACCTATCTTGGGATCCAGCGTCCACTAAACCCGCAGCGAGTCAGCGAGCTGCAGGCGTATGTGAAGACGTTCGATGCGTGTTTTCCGACCTCCGTCATCCTGGCGGTAGACGCGCGATCCGCTGAGTACGACCCGAGCCGCTCCGTGCTTACGTTGAAGAACGATCCCGAACCTGGCAATGGTTTAGAGCCAATATACTATCGCAACATTGCGCGAGTGCTCGACGGGCAACACAGGATTGCTGGTCTCATGGATTACCAAGGACCTCCCTTCGATGTGAATGTCAGCGTGTTTGTCGACATCGATGTCGAGGACCAGGCGTATATCTTCTCGACGGTGAATCTTGCGCAGACAAAAGTAAATAAGAGTTTGGCGTACGACCTGGCCGAGCTCTCAAAAGCCAGGAGCCCGCAAAGGACCTGCCACAACATCGCGGTGGCGCTCGACCAGACGCCTAAGAGTCCGTTCTTTCGGAAAATCAAAAGACTCGGAACAGCGACGCCGGGGCGTGTGGGCGAACGGCTTACGCAGGCAACGTTTGTCGAGTCGCTCATGTCCTTTATCTCAGGCGATCCGATGGGGGATCGAGATCGTCTGCTCAGAGGCGTCGACCCGAATCCGCCGGATGACCTGCAGCGCGTAGAGTATCCCTTCAGGTTGCTGTTCCTGCAGCAGCGGGACGTAGTCATCGGCGAGATCGTGATGAAGTTCTTCGATGCTGTCCGTTCCCGATGGCCCGCAGCGTGGGACTCGGATGAACGAGGCGCAATTCTGAATCGGACCAATGGCTTTCGGGCAATGATGCGCGTCCTGAAAAAGCTGTACCCGAGGCTAGGCGCTAACTCTCCGGTGCCCGAGTTCGCTCACGCGTTGGCGCGCGTCCAGCTAAACGACTCCGACTTCACGTCCGAGAGATTCAAGCCGGGGGGCGGTGGTGAAGTCGACCTCTACAAGGCGGTTGCGCGATACATGGAACTGTGA
- a CDS encoding HNH endonuclease, which translates to MRGFVANTDFDWFSFLATRQPLEDVNFWQPSGGTAFRALAPGEPFFFRLKKPHYVIGGFGLFARHEIVTAKLAWEAFGERNGSADFGAMCNRIEKYRRGQILDPAKQYKVGCLMISQPVFFAEEDWVEEPANFSRNIVRGAGYDVAQGEGRRIWEACLDRLRGQRAPLAAEGVAQWAEVEDGTRYGSPQLMHPRLGQGTFRVAVTQAYRGACAVSGEHSLPVLDVAHIRGYAEGGPHEVRNGLLLRADIHWLLDRGYVTVTPEFRFEVSSRLRQEFENGKTYYALQGRMIQLPASARDRPDPALLRWHNDRVFEQ; encoded by the coding sequence GTGCGGGGATTCGTCGCCAACACCGACTTCGACTGGTTCTCGTTCCTCGCGACACGACAGCCACTCGAGGACGTGAACTTCTGGCAGCCCTCGGGCGGCACTGCCTTTCGGGCGCTCGCGCCGGGTGAGCCGTTCTTCTTCCGTCTCAAGAAGCCGCACTACGTCATCGGCGGCTTCGGGCTCTTCGCGCGACATGAGATCGTGACCGCGAAACTCGCCTGGGAAGCGTTCGGCGAGCGAAACGGCTCCGCGGACTTCGGCGCCATGTGCAATCGCATCGAGAAGTATCGCCGCGGCCAGATCCTAGACCCGGCGAAGCAGTACAAGGTCGGCTGCCTCATGATCTCCCAGCCGGTGTTCTTCGCGGAGGAAGACTGGGTCGAGGAGCCCGCCAACTTCTCCAGGAACATCGTGCGTGGCGCCGGCTATGACGTCGCCCAGGGCGAGGGTCGCCGAATCTGGGAGGCGTGTCTGGATCGGCTTCGTGGCCAACGAGCCCCGCTCGCGGCCGAGGGGGTAGCGCAGTGGGCTGAGGTCGAGGACGGGACGCGCTACGGATCGCCTCAGCTCATGCACCCGCGCCTGGGGCAGGGGACGTTCCGGGTGGCCGTGACGCAGGCGTACCGCGGCGCCTGTGCTGTGAGCGGCGAACATTCGCTACCGGTCCTCGATGTCGCTCACATTCGAGGCTACGCCGAGGGCGGCCCACACGAAGTCCGCAACGGCCTCCTGCTACGGGCCGACATTCATTGGCTGCTCGATCGCGGATACGTGACGGTCACGCCCGAGTTCAGATTCGAGGTGAGTTCGCGGCTCCGGCAGGAGTTCGAGAACGGCAAGACGTACTATGCCCTGCAGGGACGCATGATCCAGCTGCCGGCGAGCGCTCGAGATCGACCAGATCCTGCCCTGTTGCGTTGGCACAACGATCGGGTGTTCGAACAATGA
- a CDS encoding DUF3427 domain-containing protein, whose product MTKRLPAGVYDLLLSTSTTDALAGLAASERAVRQPLDAAAAHERLARYFAAELERTLRALPKDGGPASQAEIVNELLGVLRTKVDAEALQGTSLVIPPELLLAIHPPPTAPARPTVPLGVSTLLTHARNEPRLGAEIAAEIDSADSVDMLVSFIKWHGWRRLRSAFEVFARVGKRLRVLTTTYMGATDREALDAIARLPGAEVRVSFDARRTRLHAKAWLFQRATGFSSVYVGSANVSSAALSDGIEWNLKASEVESRAIVEKFRGAFASLWEDGEFEPYHPDQPDAVRRLKAALSSERGERGAATPFFFDLRPYEYQRAILEKLRVEREEHGRWKNLVVAATGTGKTMIAAFDYAAQVKDGVRPRLLFVAHREEILEQALHAFRNVLRDHSFGELLKGGSTPASYEHLFATIQSLDRKDLPAALGRDYWHTVIVDEFHHAAAKTYGLLLEAVAPKILLGLTATPERADGLDVLGWFDHHVAADIRLWHALEKQLLAPFEYYGVADGVSLEGVEWRRGGYDLGGLDKVYTGNDERARLVVSKLRELHGHPETARGLGFCVSVAHAEFMARRFTEAGIPSLVIHGATDADERDEAPRKLERGEVAFLFTCDLYNEGVDLPFVDTLLLLRPTESATLFLQQLGRGLRLHPGKTQALVLDFIGQQRAEYRFDRKLTAMTGIPRGHLQRAVQGGFPTLPSGCHLQLERVAREIVLDNLRQAIRGGQGRLAQELKALARERPRITLGEFLDATGRELDDVYSSSVRGWTTLRRAAGLLPAAGPEGEERTSRRMGNLTHIDEPERLRLYRRLAVEPTARLDASDERTRRRLLMLALRLFSGSGSSIEELLAPVRSSAPLREELAQLCAVLDERVAVGARVADVPPEWPLAVHRTYAREEVFAAVGKSTVEKRVFSMEGVHRMTDQKVQLFFVTIDKSTSGRFSPTTSYEDYAISPTLFHWQSQSTTSESSPTGQAYIDGHRQGWRFYLFARPTVDDQFTFLGTVRYRSHQGSRPMSITWELEAPIPPAFFEAYATLRAG is encoded by the coding sequence ATGACGAAGCGCCTCCCCGCCGGCGTCTACGACCTCCTCCTCAGCACCTCCACGACGGACGCGCTCGCGGGGCTCGCCGCCTCCGAGCGCGCCGTCCGGCAGCCGCTGGACGCCGCCGCCGCGCACGAGCGCCTCGCGCGATACTTCGCGGCCGAGCTCGAGCGGACGCTGCGGGCGCTCCCGAAGGACGGCGGTCCGGCGAGCCAGGCCGAGATCGTGAACGAGCTGCTGGGCGTCCTCAGGACGAAGGTGGACGCGGAGGCGCTCCAGGGGACCTCGCTCGTCATCCCTCCCGAGCTGCTCCTCGCCATCCACCCACCGCCCACCGCGCCCGCCCGGCCCACCGTTCCGCTCGGCGTCTCGACGCTCCTCACCCACGCCCGGAACGAGCCCCGCCTCGGCGCGGAGATCGCCGCCGAGATCGACAGCGCGGACTCGGTCGACATGCTCGTGTCCTTCATCAAGTGGCACGGCTGGCGGCGGCTCCGGAGCGCGTTCGAGGTGTTCGCGCGGGTCGGGAAGCGGCTGAGGGTCCTCACCACCACGTACATGGGCGCGACCGACCGCGAGGCGCTGGACGCGATCGCGCGGCTGCCCGGCGCCGAGGTCCGCGTCTCGTTCGACGCGCGCCGGACCCGGCTGCACGCGAAGGCGTGGCTGTTCCAGCGGGCGACCGGGTTCAGCTCGGTGTACGTCGGCTCGGCGAACGTCTCGTCCGCCGCGCTGTCCGACGGCATCGAGTGGAACCTGAAGGCGAGCGAGGTCGAGTCGCGCGCCATCGTCGAGAAGTTCCGGGGCGCGTTCGCCTCGCTCTGGGAGGACGGCGAGTTCGAGCCGTACCACCCCGACCAGCCGGACGCGGTGCGCAGGCTGAAGGCGGCGCTGTCGTCGGAGCGAGGGGAGCGCGGGGCCGCGACGCCGTTCTTCTTCGACCTGCGCCCGTACGAGTACCAGCGGGCCATCCTGGAGAAGCTCCGCGTCGAGCGCGAGGAGCACGGCCGCTGGAAGAACCTGGTCGTCGCCGCGACCGGGACCGGCAAGACCATGATCGCCGCGTTCGACTACGCGGCCCAGGTGAAGGACGGCGTCCGGCCGCGCCTGCTCTTCGTCGCGCACCGCGAGGAGATCCTCGAGCAGGCCCTGCACGCGTTCCGGAACGTCCTGCGCGACCACAGCTTCGGCGAGCTCCTCAAGGGCGGCTCGACGCCCGCATCGTACGAGCACCTGTTCGCGACCATCCAGAGCCTCGACCGCAAGGACCTCCCCGCGGCGCTCGGCCGCGACTACTGGCACACGGTCATCGTGGACGAGTTCCACCACGCCGCCGCGAAGACGTATGGGCTGCTGCTCGAGGCGGTGGCGCCGAAGATCCTGCTCGGGCTCACCGCGACCCCCGAGCGCGCCGACGGGCTCGACGTCCTCGGCTGGTTCGATCACCACGTCGCCGCGGACATCCGGCTGTGGCACGCGCTCGAGAAGCAGCTCCTCGCGCCGTTCGAGTACTACGGCGTCGCCGACGGCGTCTCGCTGGAAGGCGTGGAGTGGCGGCGAGGCGGGTACGACCTCGGCGGCCTCGACAAGGTCTACACCGGCAACGACGAGCGGGCGCGCCTGGTCGTCTCGAAGCTGAGGGAGCTCCACGGCCACCCCGAGACCGCGCGAGGCCTCGGCTTCTGCGTCTCGGTCGCGCACGCGGAGTTCATGGCGCGCCGGTTCACCGAGGCCGGCATCCCGTCGCTCGTCATCCACGGCGCGACCGATGCCGACGAGCGCGACGAGGCGCCGCGCAAGCTCGAGCGCGGCGAGGTCGCGTTCCTGTTCACCTGCGACCTCTACAACGAGGGCGTCGACCTGCCGTTCGTCGACACGCTGCTCCTGCTCCGGCCCACCGAGAGCGCGACCCTGTTCCTGCAGCAGCTCGGTCGCGGGCTCCGCCTCCACCCCGGGAAGACGCAGGCGCTCGTCCTCGACTTCATCGGCCAGCAGCGGGCGGAGTATCGGTTCGATCGAAAGCTCACCGCGATGACCGGCATCCCGCGCGGCCACCTCCAGCGCGCGGTCCAGGGCGGGTTCCCGACGCTGCCCTCCGGATGTCATCTCCAGCTCGAGCGCGTCGCACGCGAGATCGTGCTCGACAACCTGAGGCAGGCGATCCGCGGCGGCCAGGGTCGGCTCGCGCAGGAGCTGAAGGCGCTCGCGCGGGAGCGGCCCCGGATCACGCTCGGCGAGTTCCTGGACGCGACCGGCCGCGAGCTGGACGACGTCTACTCGAGCAGCGTCCGAGGCTGGACGACGCTGCGCCGCGCCGCCGGGCTCCTGCCCGCCGCAGGGCCCGAGGGGGAGGAGCGCACGTCCCGGCGGATGGGGAACCTCACGCACATCGACGAGCCCGAGCGGCTGCGGCTGTATCGTCGGCTCGCCGTCGAGCCGACGGCGCGGCTGGACGCCAGCGACGAGCGAACCCGCCGACGCCTGCTGATGCTCGCGCTCCGGCTCTTCAGCGGCTCCGGTTCGTCGATCGAGGAGCTGCTCGCGCCGGTGCGCTCGAGCGCGCCGCTGCGCGAGGAGCTGGCCCAGCTCTGCGCCGTGCTCGACGAGCGGGTCGCCGTCGGCGCCCGCGTGGCCGATGTCCCGCCCGAGTGGCCGCTCGCCGTTCACCGCACCTACGCACGCGAGGAGGTCTTCGCCGCCGTCGGGAAGTCCACCGTCGAGAAGCGCGTCTTCTCGATGGAGGGCGTGCACCGGATGACGGACCAGAAGGTGCAGCTCTTCTTCGTCACCATCGACAAGTCCACCAGCGGTCGCTTCTCGCCGACGACGTCGTACGAGGACTACGCCATCTCGCCGACGCTGTTTCACTGGCAATCGCAGAGCACGACCAGCGAGAGCTCACCCACCGGACAGGCCTACATCGACGGGCACCGGCAGGGCTGGCGCTTCTACCTGTTCGCGCGGCCCACCGTGGACGACCAGTTCACGTTCCTCGGAACCGTCCGCTATCGCTCGCACCAGGGCAGCCGGCCCATGAGCATCACCTGGGAGCTGGAGGCGCCGATCCCGCCGGCGTTCTTCGAGGCGTACGCGACGCTGCGGGCGGGGTAG
- a CDS encoding DUF4395 domain-containing protein, with protein MQSLSITRCRLEAQGFLGLDDATLTELGPWMRWSPAVCALVMATGTILASPAVLWTLAVIAALGAALPFHPFDLMYNHLVRHLTRTRPLPHHAIQRRFACGLAAVWLLATGLAFREGAMALGYALGASLTAVAGIVGVTHFCIPSLVFNTLVRRRTAASAYAARGARS; from the coding sequence ATGCAGTCACTGTCCATCACACGCTGCCGTCTCGAGGCGCAGGGCTTCCTCGGCCTCGACGACGCCACCCTCACCGAGCTCGGTCCCTGGATGAGATGGTCGCCCGCGGTCTGCGCGCTCGTCATGGCGACCGGGACGATCCTGGCGTCCCCCGCCGTGCTCTGGACGCTCGCCGTGATCGCGGCGCTCGGTGCCGCGCTCCCGTTCCATCCTTTCGACCTCATGTACAACCACCTCGTCCGGCACCTCACCCGGACGCGGCCGCTGCCGCACCACGCGATCCAGCGCCGGTTCGCGTGCGGCCTGGCGGCGGTCTGGCTCCTCGCGACCGGGCTCGCGTTCCGCGAGGGCGCGATGGCCCTGGGCTACGCGCTCGGCGCGTCGCTGACCGCGGTCGCGGGGATCGTGGGCGTCACGCACTTCTGCATCCCGTCGCTCGTCTTCAACACCTTGGTCCGGCGGCGCACGGCCGCGAGCGCCTATGCCGCACGGGGGGCGCGGAGCTGA
- a CDS encoding YybH family protein: MESTQAVGTPDTSAEPSLETSLRKFNDAFNRFDAKQVAACWTENGTLISPMGEIGRGRSGVETTYRHDCETVLEGTTSKFSIQSVRRLGGDLALLDLDHELQNARLPSGSRGTLKLHVVMLAQRSGSGWQWVDARPYLFASPPPSVH; the protein is encoded by the coding sequence ATGGAATCGACGCAAGCAGTGGGGACGCCGGACACCAGCGCGGAGCCGTCGCTCGAGACCTCACTCCGCAAGTTCAACGACGCGTTCAACCGGTTCGACGCGAAGCAGGTGGCGGCCTGCTGGACCGAGAACGGGACGCTGATCTCGCCGATGGGCGAGATCGGGCGGGGACGGTCCGGCGTGGAGACGACCTACCGCCACGACTGCGAGACCGTGCTCGAGGGCACGACCTCCAAGTTCTCGATCCAGTCGGTGCGGCGCCTCGGGGGCGACCTCGCGTTGCTGGATCTCGACCACGAGCTCCAGAACGCCAGGCTGCCGAGCGGCTCCAGGGGCACGCTGAAGCTGCACGTCGTCATGCTCGCGCAGCGGAGCGGGAGCGGATGGCAGTGGGTGGACGCGCGCCCCTATCTGTTCGCCAGCCCGCCGCCCTCGGTCCACTGA
- a CDS encoding DUF6223 family protein yields the protein MFGSVRNSRASRLWSRVACPAAAARVGAVVLAAPAAAWASDPQARVAAYALTPQRLTAQIGILLALIGAIAGWRALARAAARAGAGDGRRGAIVALVMGLIGLVIGGQVVAGAKGGLGTGQGLAGAVVAVVVGLIGMALGGLALARTRRRIPGREMT from the coding sequence ATGTTCGGATCGGTAAGAAACAGTAGGGCTTCACGGCTGTGGTCGCGGGTCGCTTGCCCGGCCGCCGCGGCGCGGGTCGGGGCCGTCGTGCTCGCCGCACCGGCAGCCGCATGGGCCTCGGACCCGCAGGCCAGGGTCGCGGCGTACGCGCTCACGCCGCAGCGGCTCACGGCGCAGATCGGCATCCTGCTGGCGCTGATCGGCGCGATCGCCGGCTGGCGGGCCCTGGCCCGCGCAGCAGCTCGTGCGGGCGCGGGTGACGGGCGGCGCGGGGCGATCGTGGCCCTGGTGATGGGGCTCATTGGGCTCGTGATCGGCGGCCAGGTGGTGGCCGGCGCGAAGGGCGGCCTCGGCACGGGCCAGGGGTTGGCTGGAGCGGTCGTGGCGGTCGTGGTGGGACTCATCGGCATGGCCCTCGGTGGGTTGGCGCTGGCTCGTACGCGGCGCCGCATACCCGGCCGCGAGATGACATGA
- the sigJ gene encoding RNA polymerase sigma factor SigJ — protein MSSMSTTSNPAERFEPHRGRLLGLAYRMLGSMADATDAVQETYLRWHAAEREEVEDARAFLITTTTRICLDLLTSARARREAYVGPWLPEPVLDTAALAPDAHTELAEDLSVALLLTLDRLSPLERSAFLLHDVFDLSFAEIARALERSEAACRQLASRARARVRAARPRVATEPAAPPGTVDSKHAQLMAAFAAAAQAGDVDALMRLLAADVRVVTDGGGKVPAALDVVEGADRAARFLVGATRKRPGQWWREDFTVRFAIVNGLPGVVVDGSDGPVQTSAFEIEDGVIRALYVVRNPDKLRHLAGAAAPGT, from the coding sequence ATGAGCTCGATGAGCACGACCTCGAATCCGGCGGAGCGCTTCGAGCCGCACCGCGGCCGCCTGCTCGGCCTCGCCTACCGCATGCTCGGCTCGATGGCCGACGCCACCGACGCGGTGCAGGAGACCTACCTGCGCTGGCACGCGGCCGAGCGCGAGGAGGTGGAGGACGCGCGCGCGTTCCTCATCACCACGACGACGCGCATCTGCCTCGACCTGCTGACCTCAGCGCGCGCACGGCGCGAGGCGTACGTCGGTCCATGGCTCCCGGAGCCGGTCCTCGACACGGCGGCGCTCGCGCCGGACGCGCACACCGAGCTCGCCGAGGATCTGTCGGTCGCGTTGCTCCTGACGCTCGACCGGCTGTCGCCGCTCGAGCGCAGCGCCTTCCTGCTGCACGACGTGTTCGACCTGTCGTTCGCCGAGATCGCCCGGGCGCTGGAGCGAAGCGAGGCTGCGTGCCGGCAGCTCGCCTCCCGCGCCCGGGCGCGCGTTCGCGCGGCACGACCGCGCGTCGCGACCGAGCCGGCGGCGCCTCCAGGCACGGTGGACTCGAAGCACGCGCAGCTCATGGCCGCGTTCGCGGCCGCGGCGCAGGCGGGCGACGTGGATGCGCTGATGCGGCTGCTCGCGGCGGACGTGCGCGTGGTGACGGACGGCGGCGGCAAGGTGCCGGCGGCGCTGGACGTGGTCGAGGGCGCCGACCGCGCGGCGCGCTTCCTGGTCGGGGCCACGCGCAAGCGCCCGGGCCAGTGGTGGCGCGAGGACTTCACGGTGCGCTTCGCGATCGTGAACGGCCTGCCGGGCGTGGTGGTGGACGGCTCGGACGGACCGGTGCAGACGTCGGCGTTCGAGATCGAGGACGGCGTCATCCGGGCGCTCTACGTCGTCCGGAATCCGGACAAGCTGCGGCACCTGGCGGGCGCGGCTGCGCCGGGCACCTGA